Within Leishmania infantum JPCM5 genome chromosome 5, the genomic segment ACGTCGGCTGCGTGCCAAAGAAACTCATGGTGACAGGTGCCCAGTACATGGACCTGATCCGTGAGTCTGGCGGCTTCGGATGGGAGATGGACCGCGAATCGCTCTGCCCCAACTGGAAGACGCTCATCGCCGCGAAGAACAAGGTGGTGAACAGCATCAACGAGAGCTACAAGAGCATGTTCGCTGATACGGAGGGCCTCAGCTTTCACATGGGCTTCGGTGCCCTTCAAGACGCTCacacggtggtggtgcgcaaGTCGGAAGACCCACACAGCGACGTGCTGGAGACCCTCGACACGGAGTACATCCTCATTGCCACCGGCTCCTGGCCGACGCGCCTCGGAGTCCCCGGCGACGAGTTCTGCATCACGAGCAACGAGGCCTTCTACCTCGAGGATGCCCCCAAGCGGATGCtgtgcgtcggcggcggctacATCGCCGTTGAGTTTGCCGGCATCTTCAACGGCTACAAGCCCTGCGGTGGCTATGTCGACCTGTGCTACCGCGGCGATCTTATTTTGCGCGGCTTCGATACAGAGGTGCGCAAGAGCCTGACGAAGCAGCTGGGGGCGAACGGAATAAGAGTGCGTACAAACTTGAACCCGACGAAGATCACGAAGAATGAGGACGGCTCGAATCACGTTCACTTCAACGATGGCACGGAGGAGGACTACGATCAGGTCATGCTCGCGATCGGTCGCGTGCCGCGCTCGCAGGCACTACAGCTCGACAAGGCCGGCGTCCGAACAGGAAAGAACGGTGCCGTGCAGGTCGACGCGTATTCGAAGACATCGGTGGACAACATCTACGCCATCGGCGACGTGACGAACCGCGTGATGTTGACGCCGGTGGCCATCAACGAAGGCGCCGCCTTCGTTGAAACCGTCTTCGGTGGCAAGCCCCGCGCCACCGACCACACGAAGGTCGCGTGCGCCGTGTTCTCCATACCGCCGATCGGCACGTGCGGcatgacggaggaggaggcggcgaagaaCTACGAAACCGTCGCCGTGTACGCGAGCTCCTTCACGCCCCTTATGCACAacatcagcggcagcaagcaCAAGGAATTCATGATCCGCATCATCACGAACGAATCCAACGGCGAGGTTCTGGGTGTTCACATGCTCGGCGACAGTGCGCCTGAGATCATCCAGAGCGTCGGCATTTGCATGAAGATGGGTGCCAAGATCAGCGACTTCCACAGCACCATCGGAGTCCACCCGACGAGCGCCGAGGAGCTCTGCTCCATGCGCACCCCAGCGTACTTCTACGAGAGTGGCAAGCGCGTCGAAAAGCTCAGCAGCAACCTctgaagagggaggagagatgAAGAAGAATGCCTCAGCCCTTCCACCTAGCCGTGATGCACGGGTATCACAGACCAGCAGGCATGCAGAGAtggaaaggggaagaggtCAGCAGGCAGTGACGTCTGATCTCCTTCAGCGTCGGTCGCTTCGGCCGCTTCCTCTCCGacctccccccaccaccaccactgccaccactcctcctctccgcatAACCTATCAGCAGTCGCGCACGCCTCATCaatacgcacgcacacccgccgGTGGCGGGGCGCAGGATGGAGAAGGGCAGCGGATGGAGCTTCCCTTCTCCCACGCCCTTTTCACCCCACCGCGCCGTGCGGGTTTTGTggtttgtgcgtgtgtttgtgctttCTAGTGGGGAGAAAGGCCTCTCCGCATCGTTCAACTATTTCGCTCTGCGTGTgagcacgcgtgcgcactTGCGCGTTCGCGTGCTCGTTCCTTTCTTGCCTTCCTTCGCCctccgcgtgcgtgcgtgcgtgctctcCCATATATATTATTCTGGTTTCCATTCCGTGTACTCTTGTGTTCTTAGGAAGCTGCGCAGACCCGACTTCTCCCATCGttgtgccctccccctcctgctgctgctgctgctgcgctgcccgtGGGTGTGCACCCCAGGGGGGGGGTGTCTACGTGGTGTGTTCCTGTGCgtgacggcgagggcgacggcCGTTGGAAGCGCACATTTTTTCCGTACCGTCGAgagccgctcctcctcccaccgtgcccctcctccgcccccgcTACATGtgcaccccccccttcaCTCTCTCCGCATGCACATCTTCCTTCTCGTCTTCGCCTTGCCTCGCCTACCCACCCGTATAGCAGTgcaccagcacacacgcacgttcTTTCCTTTCAtccctcttgctctctcgctctgctgTCCTCCTTAGCAGGCTCCCCCTGCAGCGCTACAGCAGCCGCATGACCGAATTTCAACGACTCGGCATCCAGCGCTGGCTCTCAGAGCAGTGCACGTACATGGCGCTGGAGACCCCAACTCCGATTCAATGCAAGTGCATCCCGGCCATCCTGgccggccgccacgtcgtcggcggtgccgcgacCGGCTCGGGTAAGACGGCCGCCTTTGCCCTTCCCATTCTACAGGCCCTCGCGGCCGACGCATACGGCGTCTTTGCCCTTGTGCTGACGCCGTCCAGGGAGTTGGCGTACCAGATCATTGACCAGTTTATTGCCttcggcgcgccgctgcgggtgcgCACGATGCTTGCTGTTGGCGGGGTGCCGACGGAAACGCAAGTGGACGCGCTGAAGGCACGGCCGCACATCGTCGCAGCGACGCCCGGACGGCTCCGCCACCTGCTGGGGGTATTCGCGCcggaggtgaagaaggcgtTCGCCCATCTACGCTACCTGGtgctggacgaggcggacCGGCTGACGGAGGGCGATATTCTGCGAGATGTCCAGTCGCTGATACGGCTGCTCCCGCcaacgcggcagcgacaggtGCTGATGTTCACAGCAACGCTGCACCCTCGGCTCACCACGCTGGAGGCTCCGCAGGCGGAGCAGGGCTTACCGGCAAGCAGTGGTGCGGCAGGGGAGCGTGAAGGTCAAAACCTTGCTTCATCGCAttcaccgccgctgcagcagccgcagaacGGAGAGGTGGACGAAGCCGCAGAGCACTTCTCCCTGCTGGCAGAGCTCGGCATCACGGATGCATCAACCttggaggtggcggtggtgcaaGGAGCCATACAGGAAGGTCTCGGCCACGCCGCGGAAAGCGGAAGcacaggtgctgctggtgggcCAATCAGCTCCGCGACGGCACCGACGCTTCCAGGAAGACCGACGTCGTTCCACCTACCAGCGACGCTCACACAAAACTACCTGTTCATCCCGAACATGGTGAAACTGCCGTACctcgtggcggcgctgcgcttgcAGGGCAAAGAGCAATCCACCATCGTCTACGTCAACTCCTGCCTGCGGGCAGAGCTGGTGCggctgacgctgcagctgctcggcttcccaGTATGCAGCCTGGATTCGCTCCTGACACAGCAACACCGGCTTGATAGCGTGGCCAGCTTCAAGTTAGGCATCGCGCGCATTCTTGTCTGCACCGACATTGCGGCTCGCGGGCTCGATATCCCGGCCGTCAGCCTGGTGCTCCACTACGACGTGCCCAAGCACGCGGAGACGTACGTGCATCGTGTGGGCCGTACCGCGCGTGCCGGCCGCGAGGGCACTTCTGTCGCGCTCGTCACCGAGTACGACGTGAGTCTCGTGCAGCGCATCGAGAAGAAGATCGGCGCCACGCTCACCCTGTGGAAGTCGCCAGCGGCGAAGGAGTCCGCGAttctgtcgctgctggacgAGGTGTCGTCCGCCAAGATCCAGGCGAGGCAGCAGGTGACAGAGCAGTTTGGTGCTCGTGTGCAGACGAACAAGGCGCACGCGGCCCGCAAAAAagcgactgcggcggccgcgcgctCTGCACGCTCcccacggcagcggcagcagcagcaggagcagcgcttGCCCAGCGCAGAACCGAACGCTACTGCTAGCATGGCTGGCACGGCATCGCCCACCTCGCTCAGCGGGTTGAAGCGCGCTCGCAGgtctgccgccactgccgaaGATGCACCCACCCAAGCAGGCGTCGTCGCGAAGAAGGCAAAGAAgggcgccgcggtgcgcggcttggctgccgacgccaccgcatcgcggaggagcgcaacgcagcagcggccggccAAGAAGAGCGCGACCGGCGAGTCAGACCACAGTCCGGCTCGCAAGCGTGTAAAGGAGGCTGCATAGCACCCTCACGGCATGCACCGAGGCGCCCACGCATCGCGagggggcgggagagaggaagaccGAGGGGAAGGAAAGTGCGGGCATAGgtgcagggggaggggagggcagaaTCGCTGCAGAGAAGACATTttgccgcctcccccccccccctctctcatgtctgtgtgtgtgtgtgtgtgtgtgtgatgttGCTAGTCATTCTACGAGTAACCGTTAAACCTTTGTATGGCAGTACAAGCGCCGTGGGTGTATAGATACATgcatgtgtacgtgtgtgtgtgtgcatcgcACGGACACAGATGCGCACATGTACACACCTCTgctccttccccctcccctgcgcTGGTGATACACATAGGAAGATGTGACGTGTGCTCGGTGAagatggagaggggagaggtggTGTGGGCCATCGTCATACCCCATCCCCATCCTCGAcaccctcccttctctcccacCTCCCTCGTGCAGGCCACACGTTGCCGTGAAGTCGCCGGCCAACAGAGGCTCCGACCCGCTGTGATTTCCCGTTGCActcgtcctctccctccctctctcccctacctccttccctccctgtGTATCTGCAATGCACGCCCGCATGGCGACCTCAgcccgccacacacgcacacacatacacatacaaCCTGCATCatcttccctctcttccctcctcccccggTTCTCTTGCGCGCAAGGCGTGCACGTCCTGCGTGAGACCACCACTGCATTGCGACTTTCTGCACCGATGCATACTcgaagaaggggagaggggccttccacgcacacacatcaaTCAAGTAACCGTGCAGATGCCGTCCGATCGCGACCCCTCCGGGGATGGCTTCAACAACCCCTACGCGAATACCACCCTTGTTGGTAACTGGTTGGAGGaccgcctgcagcagcgcatcgtgcacaagcgccgcggcggagcggcagcgacatgGTGCGCACAGGGCATCTTTGAGGACCCGGCGGTGACGATGGCGCGGCAcccggcagaggcgcaggcggcccTCTTGCACAGCACCTACGAAGTCGACTACGGACATCGACTGGGAATGACGCAACGGACCGGCAGTGGTGGCATGGACAACTCTGCTGCCGTCTCCACGCTGATGCGCGGTAGCAGGCACAACGCCAACGCTGCGGGCCCTGGCAGTGGCTCTTCCACGGCCAAGGGCGGAATCGATAAAgtgcttctcttctccgtcGACCCCGTCGCGGacccggcagcgccgctgccgctctccaccAACGCCGACACGTACGGCGCCTTCTACTACGAAACCGGCGACGGATCGGTCGATGTCAACGGGGCGCGGTACGCAGGCTCTTCAACgggcgccaccacctcctcgccggctGACCGGGGGGACGGCGGGGTCACTGCGCCACCCGCTGGCGCGGATCGTAACTTGTACGACAGCGTGTCACGCGCGgtagccgctgccgctgcgccgtcctCCAGCTTTCGTATGCCCAGGGCTCAGATGCAGCGGGGTGCCAACGCCGAcgccacgtcgtcgtcgttgccaGTCCCGCGGCGCCACATGCTCAGCCGCGGCGTAGCGACGACAAGCACGTTTGGCCACACAGGATGGACACtcgcgtcctcctccgctacCTCAGCCGCTGGCCACGTTAGCGCGGCCCCCTGGCGACCGCCCCAGCGGCACCGACCGCCGAACAAGGACAGCATGGACGGCGAGCGTTGGTGCTCATCGAAGCAAGCTGCGGACACGCCGGTAGAGCACttcacgctgcagcagcgcctgccgccAGTGCGCATGTGAGGCACGACCGCCGTCTCCAGAGTGTTGGGCGGGAAAGGGGGTTAAGTGCGGCACCGACCGGGACTAGCAAGGAATGAACGCTGGGAAAAAGCGCACGGCTGGGCCAAACGGCGCCCCTGCCCCGCCACGATCGCGCCCCGCCTCAGCGAGTCGCCTCTCCCGCATCTTAAACCCCGAAGTCGCCAAGGCGAGTGACGGCTCTCCAGGGCACGAAAACGGCGGcccgctcctcttcctcggaACGGTGATGTACATAGGCAGAAAACGGCAGACAGGCGCACACATCAACAAAAGACCGCGATGGCGATCTACAGGCACGCTGCTGGCGAACAATCCTCTCCCTGTGTCTCGTGCTAGCATGTCGGCGCGCCTGTGCTCGTGTGGTAGCCCCTCacacgcaccaccaccaccgactcTCTCACTCGCTCTTGGCTTGTGCGTCTCCCTGCCCGTGCAGTCGTCTCGCTatccctcactccctcacCCCTCGCCTACACTTTAGGCGTGGGTTGGGCGGGTCgtctgcctttttttttcccacTTGGTCTGCTTGCTCCCCATGATGGAGAGAGGCGCTCACCGACGCGTCACCGTCTACCATTCGCTTTCCCCCGGCTCCACACAGCCCCGCCACCCGACGTCTCCATGTCGAGTTTGCCCCCATGCGCGTTTCGGCCGGTGTGCGCATGGGTTACCGCAGGTGGGAGGGAGTCGGCAGAGGGCGATGACACAACGCGCAAGAGCGATTGCAGGCGAAAAGTGGACCTATGAGGATTTCGGCCGGCGAGCTTCGACACGTGTCCGTGGGGCGTGCCAGGTGCagggcagggagggggtggggtacAGTCAGAGGGGCACATATATACGTATACATCATGTACAGTCTCTACCAGTACACAGGCCGAGTGCATACCCACCGCCACagacacatgcgcgcatgcaccgCACCAGGCACACAGCACTGTGAAAGCGTCTGCACAGTGTACAACGTCGCGTTGTTCACGctaccaccgccacacacacacacacaccaccaccaccaccgcactTTCACCGCCACTCGTGCTCGCGTGGAGGTCAATGTCGCTCACCAATGCCGACTCACGCTTCTTTACGAGCATAGACGGCGGAAGAAAGGGGGCAGGCGGGGGGCTCGTGTTGGCCTCGTAGCGCAGCTTCAACTCTGCACGTCGTGTCAAGCTGCGTGCCTCATCTCCATCTCTTTTCTCCTCATCCGCTCCGCCACACCTGCGGCCCTGTCCCCTCTTCGCGCCAGTTGGCCCCGCGCATCACCCtcacccaccccctttctATATAACTTCTCCACCCACACGCCACACTGCAGCTgacccgcccgccccccctcctcttttctaCTCACtctgccgcacacacgcgcgcacacacagcgagaCAGGGTACGCCGCAACAGAATCAGCCGGCGCATCCTCATCCACAACGGGCTGTTCCGTCCGCCGCTCTCTTCACCTTTCCGCCACGTATCAAATCCCTCAACCGCGTACATCCGCCactcccctccaccaccaccacctgaGCCCTCACACAGCTCTCTCCCACTCTGCGTGACCCGTCCCTCCGTGCAACACCACCAACTGGGATCACCCACATCAACCACCCCAACAGAACCGACACTTCTTACGCGCCATACCACTACGACTCCTGCGCCATGTCCGGAGCCGTCGCCACCTTCACAAATCCGCGACTGCTCGAGCGCCCTGTCAATGAGCGCACCGAATATGAAGATGCCTACCAGTGGCGTGGGCTCCCAGAGAAGCCGCAAGACACACAGGAAGACATTAACAGCACCAACCCCTGTGTAGACCCCGCCATGTACAACACGACCACCAAGGACGCCTACAAGCAGTACGACCCCGACGCGTacaggcgcgagctgccggcggacgacggcgagggctacgagaaggcgcccgtggaccccgccatgtacaacacgaccaccaaggacgcctacaagcagtacgaccccgacgcgtacaggcgcgagct encodes:
- the TRYR gene encoding trypanothione reductase translates to MSRAYDLVVLGAGSGGLEAGWNAAVTHKKKVAVVDVQATHGPPLFAALGGTCVNVGCVPKKLMVTGAQYMDLIRESGGFGWEMDRESLCPNWKTLIAAKNKVVNSINESYKSMFADTEGLSFHMGFGALQDAHTVVVRKSEDPHSDVLETLDTEYILIATGSWPTRLGVPGDEFCITSNEAFYLEDAPKRMLCVGGGYIAVEFAGIFNGYKPCGGYVDLCYRGDLILRGFDTEVRKSLTKQLGANGIRVRTNLNPTKITKNEDGSNHVHFNDGTEEDYDQVMLAIGRVPRSQALQLDKAGVRTGKNGAVQVDAYSKTSVDNIYAIGDVTNRVMLTPVAINEGAAFVETVFGGKPRATDHTKVACAVFSIPPIGTCGMTEEEAAKNYETVAVYASSFTPLMHNISGSKHKEFMIRIITNESNGEVLGVHMLGDSAPEIIQSVGICMKMGAKISDFHSTIGVHPTSAEELCSMRTPAYFYESGKRVEKLSSNL
- a CDS encoding putative ATP-dependent RNA helicase; protein product: MTEFQRLGIQRWLSEQCTYMALETPTPIQCKCIPAILAGRHVVGGAATGSGKTAAFALPILQALAADAYGVFALVLTPSRELAYQIIDQFIAFGAPLRVRTMLAVGGVPTETQVDALKARPHIVAATPGRLRHLLGVFAPEVKKAFAHLRYLVLDEADRLTEGDILRDVQSLIRLLPPTRQRQVLMFTATLHPRLTTLEAPQAEQGLPASSGAAGEREGQNLASSHSPPLQQPQNGEVDEAAEHFSLLAELGITDASTLEVAVVQGAIQEGLGHAAESGSTGAAGGPISSATAPTLPGRPTSFHLPATLTQNYLFIPNMVKLPYLVAALRLQGKEQSTIVYVNSCLRAELVRLTLQLLGFPVCSLDSLLTQQHRLDSVASFKLGIARILVCTDIAARGLDIPAVSLVLHYDVPKHAETYVHRVGRTARAGREGTSVALVTEYDVSLVQRIEKKIGATLTLWKSPAAKESAILSLLDEVSSAKIQARQQVTEQFGARVQTNKAHAARKKATAAAARSARSPRQRQQQQEQRLPSAEPNATASMAGTASPTSLSGLKRARRSAATAEDAPTQAGVVAKKAKKGAAVRGLAADATASRRSATQQRPAKKSATGESDHSPARKRVKEAA